One genomic segment of Pristiophorus japonicus isolate sPriJap1 unplaced genomic scaffold, sPriJap1.hap1 HAP1_SCAFFOLD_931, whole genome shotgun sequence includes these proteins:
- the LOC139257923 gene encoding histone H1-like, translating to MTDTSAAETAPSAAAAQAKAPRKKKKAAPRSKPAGPTLGEQILKVVTDGSDRKGMSLAAIKKALAAKGVDVEKRGSQIRFSIKRNVTNGFLLQTKGTGASGSFKVAKKENQGKVGRKVKKPAAKNSPAKKPAAKKSPAKKPAAKKSPAKKPAAKKSPAKKPAAKKSPAKKTSTKKALTVKKSAKAAAGKKAAAAKPKSPKKASGAKVKAAKKVGKPRAKAKSTKPKKPALKK from the coding sequence ATGACTGACACTTCAGCCGCCGAAACAGCTCCTTCTGCCGCCGCCGCTCAAGCCAAGGCCCCCCGCAAGAAGAAGAAGGCAGCTCCCCGCTCCAAGCCAGCCGGCCCCACGTtgggcgaacagatcctcaaggttgtgaccgatggcagcgatcgcaaggggatgtctctggccgcgataaagaaggctctggcggccaaaggcgtggatgtggagaagcgcgggtcccagatcaggttcagtatcaagaggaatgtgacaaatggcttcctgctgcagaccaagggcacgggcgcctcgggctccttcaaagtcgctaagaaggaaaaccaggggaaagtgggaaggaaggtgaagaaaccagcagccaagaactctccagccaagaaaccagcagccaagaaatctccagccaagaaaccagcagccaagaaatctccggccaagaaaccagcagccaagaaatctccggccaagaaaccagcagccaagaaatctccggccaagaaaacgagcaccaagaaggcgcTAACAGTAAAAAAGTCAGCGAAAGCGGCGGCTGGGAAGAAGGCGGCAGCGGCgaagcccaagagccccaagaaggcctcgggcgcaaaggtgaaggcggccaaaaaggtggGAAAACCGAGGGCCAAGGCCAAATCAACAAAACCCAAGAAACCAGCgctcaaaaagtaa
- the LOC139257926 gene encoding histone H4: protein MSGRGKGGKGLGKGGAKRHRKVLRDNIQGITKPAIRRLARRGGVKRISGLIYEETRGVLKVFLENVIRDAVTYTEHAKRKTVTAMDVVYALKRQGRTLYGFGG, encoded by the coding sequence ATGTCTGGTCGCgggaaaggaggcaaaggactgggtaaaggcggagccaagcggcaccgtaaagtgctccgtgataacatccagggcatcaccaaaccagccatccgccgcttggctcgccgtggcggtgtcaaacGGATCTCGGGCctcatctacgaggagacccgcggggtgctgaaggtttttctggagaatgtgatcagggatgcggtcacctACACTGAACACGCCaaacgcaagacggtcactgccatggatgtggtgtacgctctgaaacggcagggccgcactctctatggattcggcggctga